One genomic segment of Francisella persica ATCC VR-331 includes these proteins:
- the ppdK gene encoding pyruvate, phosphate dikinase: MQKFVYAFSEGNKSMRDLLGGKGANLSEMLNSGLPVPDGFTVTTEACLKYYDDRQKLSSEVKEQIFAHIKDLEKRSGKIFGGDNNPLLVSVRSGARVSMPGMMDTVLNLGLNDEVAKAMVAKTNNEQFVYDSYRRFIMMFASVVMGCEKKPFDKILEYKKAKRKVKNDCDLPAQDYKDIVAKYKKIYKDLVGKDFPIDPVEQLLAAVEAVFKSWNAERAIIYREINNISNNWGTAVNIQEMVYGNSGNNSGTGVAFTRNPSTGENELFGEYLINAQGEDVVAGVRTPAHISTLKNKMPEVFNDFVKIAKNLEKVYKDMQDMEFTIEDGKLFMLQTRNGKRTAKAALKIAVDMAKEGLITNEEAVMMVEPHLLEQLLHPKFDEKALASKRHLGLALGASPGAASGRIYFDVKSLLAAKARGEEKTILVRIETSPEDIAGMNACNGILTLRGGMTSHAAVVARGMGKCCISGLESARIDEEKKTITFERGQVFTEGDYLSLDGTKGTVYRGIIKTVDPEVTKDFEDFMKFVDSVRKLRVRCNADTFKDASVARAYGAEGIGLCRTEHMFFGEDRISYVRQMILAKDKKERQKALDKLLPVQQQDFEELFEAMDNLAVTIRFIDPPLHEFLPHEVDEINDLAREFNISYSELEARIETLSEVNPMMGHRGCRLAVTYPEIIEMQTKAIIYAAISSKRMGIEVKPELMIPLVSTLGEFKLLSGIVREVADTILKREKIDIDYKVGVMLETPRGAIGAGMLAEAGSEFFSFGTNDLTQMTFGFSRDDANKFIKDYLEKGILSFDPFARLDPKGVGKLMQIAKEGVKAVNPNAKMGICGEHGGEPYSVGFCHDLDLDYVSCSPFRVPIARLSAAQAKIYADHR; encoded by the coding sequence ATGCAGAAGTTTGTCTATGCCTTTAGTGAAGGCAATAAGTCCATGCGTGATTTGCTAGGTGGTAAAGGTGCTAACCTGAGTGAAATGCTAAACAGTGGTCTACCTGTACCAGATGGATTTACCGTAACTACAGAAGCATGTCTTAAGTACTATGATGACCGCCAAAAGTTAAGTAGTGAAGTCAAAGAACAAATATTTGCTCATATCAAAGATTTAGAGAAAAGAAGTGGTAAAATTTTTGGTGGTGACAACAATCCTCTACTAGTATCAGTGCGCTCTGGTGCAAGAGTTTCTATGCCCGGGATGATGGATACTGTCCTTAACCTAGGATTAAATGATGAAGTTGCTAAAGCTATGGTAGCAAAGACAAATAATGAACAATTTGTTTATGATAGCTATAGAAGATTCATCATGATGTTTGCTAGTGTTGTTATGGGTTGTGAAAAGAAACCTTTTGATAAAATTTTAGAATATAAAAAAGCAAAACGAAAAGTAAAAAATGACTGTGATCTGCCTGCTCAAGATTACAAAGATATCGTTGCAAAATATAAGAAAATTTATAAAGATTTAGTTGGTAAAGACTTCCCTATTGATCCAGTTGAGCAACTCCTGGCTGCTGTAGAAGCTGTTTTTAAATCATGGAATGCTGAAAGAGCAATTATCTATAGAGAAATAAATAATATCTCAAATAACTGGGGCACAGCTGTTAATATCCAAGAAATGGTATACGGGAACTCTGGTAATAATTCTGGGACAGGGGTAGCCTTTACAAGAAATCCATCTACTGGTGAAAATGAGCTTTTTGGCGAATACCTAATTAATGCTCAAGGTGAGGATGTCGTAGCTGGTGTCAGAACTCCAGCACATATCTCAACTTTAAAAAATAAAATGCCAGAAGTATTTAATGATTTTGTAAAAATTGCTAAAAACTTAGAGAAAGTTTACAAAGACATGCAAGACATGGAGTTTACTATCGAAGATGGTAAGCTTTTCATGCTACAAACAAGAAATGGTAAAAGAACTGCAAAAGCAGCTTTAAAAATTGCTGTAGATATGGCTAAAGAAGGTCTAATCACAAATGAAGAAGCAGTGATGATGGTTGAGCCTCATTTATTAGAGCAATTATTACATCCTAAATTTGATGAGAAAGCTTTAGCGTCTAAACGTCATCTTGGTTTAGCTCTTGGCGCCTCTCCTGGTGCTGCTAGTGGTAGAATATATTTTGACGTTAAATCGCTACTTGCAGCAAAAGCGCGTGGAGAAGAGAAAACTATCCTAGTTAGGATTGAAACATCACCCGAAGATATCGCAGGTATGAATGCTTGTAATGGTATTTTAACTCTACGTGGTGGTATGACTTCTCACGCTGCTGTTGTTGCACGCGGGATGGGTAAATGTTGCATATCTGGTTTAGAATCAGCAAGAATTGATGAAGAAAAGAAAACTATTACCTTTGAAAGAGGTCAAGTATTTACAGAAGGTGACTACTTATCTCTTGATGGGACTAAAGGTACTGTCTATAGAGGCATTATTAAGACTGTCGATCCTGAAGTTACTAAAGATTTTGAAGACTTTATGAAGTTCGTCGATAGTGTGCGTAAACTTCGTGTTAGATGTAATGCTGATACTTTCAAAGATGCTTCTGTAGCTAGAGCTTATGGTGCTGAGGGAATTGGTCTGTGTCGTACAGAGCATATGTTCTTTGGAGAAGATCGTATCTCTTATGTCAGACAAATGATTTTGGCTAAAGATAAAAAAGAAAGGCAAAAAGCTTTAGACAAGCTACTTCCTGTGCAACAGCAAGACTTTGAAGAGCTATTCGAAGCAATGGATAACCTTGCAGTAACTATTAGATTTATCGATCCACCGTTACATGAGTTCTTACCTCATGAAGTAGATGAGATCAATGATCTAGCACGTGAGTTTAATATTAGCTATAGTGAACTAGAAGCGCGTATCGAGACACTTAGCGAAGTAAACCCTATGATGGGTCATCGTGGCTGTAGATTAGCAGTAACATATCCTGAAATCATTGAAATGCAGACTAAAGCTATCATCTATGCTGCAATATCAAGTAAGCGTATGGGTATAGAAGTTAAACCAGAACTTATGATTCCTCTAGTTAGTACTCTTGGTGAGTTTAAACTCTTAAGCGGTATTGTTAGAGAAGTTGCTGACACTATTCTAAAGCGTGAAAAAATTGATATTGATTACAAAGTTGGTGTAATGCTTGAAACTCCGCGTGGTGCTATCGGCGCTGGTATGCTTGCGGAAGCTGGTAGTGAGTTTTTCTCATTTGGTACAAACGATTTAACTCAGATGACATTTGGCTTTAGTAGAGATGATGCTAATAAATTTATTAAAGACTATCTTGAAAAAGGTATACTAAGCTTTGATCCATTTGCAAGACTAGATCCTAAAGGAGTTGGTAAACTAATGCAAATAGCTAAAGAAGGTGTCAAAGCTGTAAACCCTAATGCTAAGATGGGTATATGTGGTGAACATGGTGGTGAACCGTATTCTGTTGGCTTTTGCCATGATTTAGATCTTGATTATGTATCTTGTTCTCCATTTAGAGTTCCTATCGCAAGATTATCAGCAGCTCAAGCAAAGATATATGCTGATCATAGATAA
- the dtd gene encoding D-aminoacyl-tRNA deacylase: protein MLSIIQRVNCANVVVDDQKVADINKGILALVCIENEDTDQNFEKMADKILKYRLFDDYDGKMNLSLTDIYGEIIIVPQFTLAVDTKKGNRPSFSSGCPNEIAKQKFKEFENIFRNKYNKVQTGIFGADMKVSLTNDGPVTFSFKL, encoded by the coding sequence ATGCTTAGTATTATTCAAAGAGTTAATTGTGCAAATGTAGTAGTTGATGATCAAAAAGTTGCTGATATAAATAAAGGTATCTTAGCACTAGTCTGTATTGAAAATGAAGATACTGACCAAAATTTTGAAAAGATGGCTGACAAAATCCTTAAGTATCGCTTATTTGATGATTATGATGGTAAGATGAATCTATCACTAACTGATATTTATGGAGAAATAATTATTGTACCGCAATTTACCCTTGCAGTTGATACAAAAAAAGGTAATAGACCAAGTTTTAGTAGTGGTTGCCCTAATGAAATAGCGAAACAGAAGTTTAAAGAATTTGAAAATATCTTTAGAAACAAATATAACAAAGTTCAAACAGGAATATTTGGCGCAGATATGAAAGTATCATTAACTAATGATGGTCCTGTAACTTTTAGTTTTAAGTTATAA
- a CDS encoding beta/alpha barrel domain-containing protein yields the protein MQNKDLKRIIISPPFGKYLKFKETSNVYGSFTVNRRWGLIKQAVRTIRKIEKNAWRNKIGLRNPGFANANPPKRAQDIISLAALKITDWHNFAKTLKLPKFANHKNIEINLGCPNASIVDFPAELAPIFAGRNISIKMPPTVDHNAKIREYLAVGITTFHLCNTIPTNKGGISGYPLHEYSLPAIKKARDVFGDSITIIGGGGIYTLYDAKKYIEAGADHLSLSSVMFNPIRGKKLVKEINSLSF from the coding sequence ATGCAAAATAAAGATCTTAAGAGAATAATAATTTCTCCACCGTTTGGTAAGTATCTTAAATTTAAAGAGACTTCGAACGTTTATGGGTCTTTTACTGTAAATAGACGTTGGGGGCTTATCAAACAAGCAGTCAGAACCATTCGTAAAATAGAAAAAAACGCATGGCGTAATAAGATTGGTTTGCGTAATCCAGGTTTTGCAAATGCAAATCCACCTAAAAGAGCTCAAGATATAATATCTCTAGCAGCATTAAAAATAACAGACTGGCATAATTTTGCAAAAACTTTAAAACTACCAAAATTTGCAAATCATAAAAATATTGAGATTAATTTAGGTTGTCCAAATGCTAGTATTGTTGATTTCCCAGCTGAATTAGCGCCAATATTTGCTGGTAGAAATATCAGTATCAAAATGCCACCAACTGTCGATCACAATGCTAAAATAAGAGAATATCTTGCAGTAGGGATTACAACTTTTCATTTATGTAATACTATCCCAACAAATAAAGGGGGTATTTCAGGCTATCCACTACATGAGTACAGCTTACCAGCAATCAAAAAAGCTAGAGATGTGTTTGGCGATAGTATCACAATCATTGGCGGAGGTGGTATTTATACATTATACGATGCTAAGAAATACATAGAAGCTGGAGCAGATCATTTATCTCTAAGTTCAGTAATGTTTAATCCTATAAGGGGTAAAAAGTTAGTTAAAGAGATTAATAGCCTTTCTTTTTAA
- a CDS encoding orotidine 5'-phosphate decarboxylase, with amino-acid sequence MKNSMKIMLSADGISKSDLDKIATVSKYVDCVKIGHILCSTLSFKEIHELVGDKDIFLDFKFHDIPNTVKTAIENYSKTIPNFKYFTFHGTASDEMVKAALTADTQAIPLAVITLSSDANFDKTDSLAKFGRCLDLGVENFICHPHLVADVRAKFDDKDKIKLYVPGVRLESDLSDDHFNALTPQKAKELSVDYIIVGRPLLRADNIVEKLKNLSAKNAK; translated from the coding sequence TTGAAAAACTCAATGAAAATAATGTTATCAGCAGATGGCATCTCTAAGTCAGATTTAGATAAAATAGCTACTGTTTCGAAGTATGTTGACTGTGTTAAAATAGGTCATATCTTATGTTCAACGTTATCTTTTAAAGAAATTCATGAGCTAGTAGGCGACAAAGATATTTTCTTAGATTTTAAATTTCATGATATTCCAAATACAGTTAAAACAGCTATAGAAAACTATTCAAAAACTATTCCAAATTTCAAATACTTCACATTCCATGGCACTGCTAGTGATGAGATGGTCAAAGCTGCACTTACAGCAGATACTCAAGCTATACCATTAGCTGTGATTACACTAAGTAGTGATGCTAATTTTGATAAAACAGATAGTCTAGCAAAATTTGGCAGATGTTTGGATTTAGGAGTGGAAAACTTTATATGTCATCCACATTTAGTTGCTGATGTGCGAGCTAAGTTTGATGATAAGGATAAAATTAAGCTATATGTTCCAGGTGTAAGGCTTGAGAGTGATCTTAGTGATGATCATTTTAATGCACTAACTCCCCAAAAAGCTAAAGAACTTAGCGTCGACTACATTATCGTAGGCAGACCGCTATTGCGTGCTGATAATATCGTTGAGAAGTTAAAGAATTTGAGTGCTAAAAATGCAAAATAA
- a CDS encoding dihydroorotase produces the protein MSNKSLLIKNATVVNEGKTFKSDVLVENGRIAQVAANIDKLSEQIIDATGLHLLPGMIDDQVHFREPGFMHKGDIESESRTAVMGGITSYMDMPNVNPATTVVERLDEKKQRAAARSHANYAFYLSATNDNVDELKRLKPNDACAIKIFMGASTGNMLVNEPETLVGFFRNSPLLIVTHCEDTPMIAENENKARDKYGENVPMDLHPEIRSREACFKSSELAVSLAKKYNSRLHVLHLTTAEEMVHFDNTIPLEEKRITAEVCAHHLFFSSKDYADKGARIKCNPAIKEESDRLKLLECVANDTIDVIATDHAPHTWQEKQDTYFKAPAGLPLVEQALISVLEHYHEGFLTLEQIVQKTAHAPAIVYKVKERGFIREGYYADLVLVDLNNPHTVTDESCHYKCGWTPFDGYTFQSKIQTTIINGVVKYHKGKVVSDQRGQCLEFNHEF, from the coding sequence ATGTCGAATAAAAGTTTACTTATCAAAAATGCTACTGTTGTAAATGAGGGCAAAACATTTAAATCTGATGTTTTAGTCGAGAATGGTAGAATTGCCCAAGTTGCTGCAAATATAGATAAGCTGTCAGAGCAAATTATAGATGCTACAGGTCTACATCTATTGCCTGGTATGATAGATGATCAAGTGCATTTTAGAGAGCCTGGTTTTATGCACAAAGGTGATATTGAGTCAGAATCGCGTACTGCTGTGATGGGTGGTATCACATCATATATGGATATGCCAAATGTAAATCCAGCAACTACAGTAGTAGAAAGACTAGATGAGAAAAAACAGCGTGCGGCAGCTAGATCACATGCAAACTATGCTTTTTATCTCAGTGCGACAAATGATAATGTTGATGAACTAAAACGCCTCAAGCCAAATGATGCTTGTGCTATCAAAATCTTTATGGGCGCATCAACTGGTAATATGCTAGTAAATGAACCTGAAACATTAGTAGGCTTTTTTAGAAATAGTCCATTGCTAATCGTAACGCACTGTGAAGATACGCCAATGATTGCAGAAAATGAAAATAAAGCGCGTGATAAATATGGTGAAAATGTACCTATGGACTTACATCCAGAAATTCGCTCTAGGGAGGCGTGTTTTAAATCATCAGAGTTAGCTGTTTCATTAGCAAAAAAATATAACTCAAGGCTTCATGTATTGCATCTAACGACAGCTGAAGAGATGGTGCATTTTGATAATACTATCCCACTAGAAGAGAAGCGTATTACGGCAGAAGTTTGTGCTCATCATTTGTTTTTCTCGAGTAAAGATTATGCCGATAAGGGCGCTCGTATCAAATGTAACCCAGCTATCAAAGAAGAAAGCGATCGTTTGAAACTTTTAGAATGTGTAGCAAATGATACTATCGATGTAATTGCTACAGATCATGCACCACATACATGGCAAGAGAAGCAGGATACATATTTTAAAGCTCCTGCTGGTTTACCGCTTGTTGAGCAGGCTCTTATCTCAGTATTAGAGCATTATCATGAAGGTTTCTTAACTCTTGAGCAAATAGTCCAAAAAACAGCCCATGCCCCTGCTATAGTTTATAAAGTAAAAGAGCGTGGCTTTATCCGCGAGGGTTATTATGCTGACTTGGTATTAGTAGATCTTAATAATCCGCATACTGTTACAGATGAGAGCTGTCACTATAAGTGTGGTTGGACTCCATTTGATGGTTATACTTTCCAATCAAAAATTCAGACAACTATTATTAATGGTGTAGTTAAATACCACAAAGGTAAAGTTGTTAGTGATCAAAGAGGCCAGTGTTTAGAGTTTAATCATGAGTTTTGA
- the carA gene encoding glutamine-hydrolyzing carbamoyl-phosphate synthase small subunit, which yields MILANDMTNAILVFPDGTYYLGRSIGVRGWTDGEICFNTSMTGYQETLTDPSYAGQIITFTFPHIGNVGINNEDNESLGVFAKGLIVRENLTSPSNFRAKKSIGTWLKNRNIVGICGVDTRAIVRKVRKEGAVRVAILSVKPGEFLDANYVRSRIKNKSNLNGRDLAISVTTNREYDWNEHTFKLGQQVYKQQQNYKYNVVVIDYGVKYNILRNLVDAGFKVTVVPADSTYKDIMKHNPDGVFLSNGPGDPFATSDYTMPVIKKLLEVKMPIFGICLGNQLLALAAGLKTKKMYKGHRGVNQPVLDANTKKVLITSQNHGFVICDDNVPDNIQIHMSSLFDNTVEGLRFKDRPAFAVQYHPESSPGPHDCKYLFNEFTKMIAESKKGN from the coding sequence ATGATATTAGCTAACGATATGACTAATGCAATATTGGTTTTTCCAGATGGTACATACTATCTAGGTAGATCAATAGGGGTTCGTGGTTGGACAGACGGCGAAATTTGTTTCAATACATCAATGACAGGTTATCAAGAGACTCTAACAGATCCATCTTATGCCGGTCAGATTATCACTTTTACATTCCCTCACATTGGTAATGTTGGAATCAATAATGAAGATAACGAGTCCCTAGGAGTATTTGCTAAAGGCTTAATCGTACGTGAGAATCTCACCAGTCCATCAAATTTTAGAGCTAAAAAAAGTATCGGTACTTGGCTAAAAAATAGAAATATAGTCGGTATCTGTGGTGTTGATACGCGTGCAATCGTGCGTAAAGTACGCAAAGAAGGTGCTGTAAGAGTAGCGATATTATCAGTCAAGCCAGGTGAATTCCTCGATGCAAACTATGTAAGATCGCGTATCAAAAATAAATCTAACCTTAACGGTAGAGATCTAGCAATCAGTGTCACTACAAATAGAGAGTATGATTGGAATGAGCATACTTTCAAACTAGGTCAACAAGTTTATAAGCAGCAACAAAACTACAAATATAATGTTGTAGTTATCGACTATGGTGTCAAATACAATATACTAAGAAACCTTGTCGATGCTGGCTTTAAGGTAACTGTAGTGCCTGCTGATAGCACTTATAAAGATATTATGAAGCATAATCCTGATGGCGTATTCTTATCAAATGGTCCTGGAGACCCGTTTGCAACTTCTGACTATACTATGCCAGTCATAAAAAAACTTCTAGAAGTCAAAATGCCAATATTCGGTATTTGTTTAGGCAACCAGTTATTAGCCTTAGCTGCTGGATTAAAAACCAAGAAAATGTACAAAGGCCATCGTGGTGTAAACCAACCAGTTCTCGATGCTAATACTAAAAAAGTCCTTATCACTAGCCAAAACCATGGCTTTGTGATTTGTGATGACAATGTTCCTGATAATATTCAAATTCATATGAGCTCGCTTTTTGATAATACTGTTGAAGGCTTGAGATTTAAAGATAGACCTGCTTTTGCAGTACAGTATCACCCAGAGAGCTCACCAGGTCCGCATGACTGTAAGTATTTATTCAATGAATTTACCAAGATGATAGCAGAAAGTAAGAAAGGGAATTAA
- the carB gene encoding carbamoyl-phosphate synthase large subunit: MPKRTDIKSILVLGAGPIVIGQACEFDYSGTQACKVLKKDGYTVFLVNSNPATIMTDPTTADKIFIEPITVESVGKIIAREKPDAILPTVGGQTALNCALALYKAGILEKYGVEMLGAKADSIDKAENRERFNKAMAKIGLEVPKNVVVQSMEEAHKALEDIGLPAIIRPSFTLGGNGGGIANTKEEFEAIVKNGLSLSPTNEVLIDESILGWKEYEMEVIRDKADNSIIVCSIENIDPMGIHTGDSITVAPALTLTDKEYQTMRDASIAVLREIGVETGGSNVQFAVNPKDGKLVVIEMNPRVSRSSALASKATGYPIAKVAARLAVGYTLDEIDNDITKVTPASFEPTIDYIVTKIPRFTFEKFPTTPSNLSSQMKSVGEAMAIGRSFAESLQKALVSLETGLTGLDQVEIPGVDESKSLQENKAVILKSLEEFSPMRILRVAQAIRYKVSQQEIHDACKIDPWFIEQIAIIVDAEEKLKKTGLPNSKEEFSVYKNIGFSDAKIAELVGRTERYIRNFRFGKEIYPTFKRVDTCAAEFESQSSYLYSTYEHYSYEEIVRDCESEISDKKKVIILGGGPNRIGQGIEFDYACVHAAESLKKEGIETIMINCNPETVSTDYDTSDKLYFEPLCAENVLNIIKNEMRKGEVLGVIVQFGGQTPLKLVSALHENNIPILGTDPDKIDLAEDRERFKELLDKVGLKQPLNTIAYTINELKKKIVNVGYPVVVRPSNVLGGRAMEIVDSQEELDAYIKANSKCILEGPILIDKFLEDAIELDVDALADGGERVFVAGIMEHIEEAGIHSGDSACSIPTRSLTNEQIEEVKQATIKLAKELNVIGLMNVQFAYQNEQLYVIEVNPRASRTVPFVAKATGNSIANIATKLMLGKKLSDFILNNPIPRHFSVKEAVFPFGRFANVDCYLGPEMKSTGEAMGIDRTFGVAFYKAQEMSFNKLPLKGNILISVSNADKPKILQPVKELIDLGFNIFATKGTKIFLREHGLQCKLFDKASDNIGNHQVHNTVKAIEAGEVDLLVNTSIRQELKISLALRRAAIMSKVSYVTTIGAFEAFVTAVKDMRKINNDFDVKTVKEWINS; this comes from the coding sequence ATGCCAAAAAGAACAGATATAAAAAGTATTTTAGTACTAGGTGCCGGTCCAATAGTTATTGGTCAAGCATGTGAGTTTGACTACTCAGGAACTCAAGCATGTAAAGTTTTGAAAAAAGATGGTTACACAGTCTTTCTTGTAAACTCAAATCCAGCAACAATTATGACAGATCCTACAACTGCTGATAAGATCTTCATAGAACCAATTACAGTTGAGAGTGTTGGTAAAATTATTGCTAGAGAAAAGCCCGATGCAATCTTACCTACAGTTGGTGGTCAGACTGCTCTTAACTGCGCTTTAGCTTTATACAAAGCTGGTATTTTGGAAAAATATGGTGTCGAGATGCTTGGTGCAAAAGCTGACTCTATTGATAAAGCAGAAAATAGGGAAAGATTTAACAAAGCTATGGCAAAAATTGGCTTAGAAGTACCTAAAAACGTTGTAGTGCAATCTATGGAAGAGGCTCATAAAGCTCTAGAAGATATTGGACTACCTGCTATTATTAGACCATCATTTACACTTGGTGGTAATGGTGGTGGTATCGCTAATACCAAAGAAGAGTTTGAAGCAATAGTCAAAAATGGTCTGAGCCTCTCGCCAACTAATGAAGTTTTAATTGATGAATCTATCTTAGGTTGGAAAGAGTACGAAATGGAAGTTATCCGTGATAAAGCTGATAACTCAATTATTGTTTGCTCAATTGAGAATATAGACCCAATGGGTATCCATACCGGCGATAGTATCACCGTAGCGCCAGCGCTAACATTGACAGATAAAGAGTACCAGACTATGCGTGATGCTTCGATTGCTGTACTTAGAGAAATTGGTGTAGAAACTGGGGGTTCAAATGTGCAATTTGCTGTGAATCCTAAAGATGGTAAATTAGTTGTTATTGAAATGAACCCGCGTGTATCCCGATCTTCGGCATTAGCTTCAAAAGCTACAGGTTACCCAATCGCAAAAGTAGCGGCAAGACTAGCGGTTGGCTATACTCTTGATGAAATTGATAATGACATCACAAAAGTTACTCCAGCATCATTTGAACCAACAATTGACTATATAGTTACAAAGATTCCACGCTTTACATTTGAGAAATTCCCTACCACACCATCGAATCTATCTTCGCAGATGAAATCAGTTGGTGAAGCTATGGCGATTGGTAGATCTTTCGCAGAGAGTTTACAAAAAGCTTTAGTCTCTCTTGAGACTGGCTTAACAGGATTAGATCAAGTTGAAATTCCTGGTGTTGATGAGTCGAAATCTTTACAAGAGAATAAAGCAGTTATCCTAAAATCACTAGAAGAATTCTCACCGATGCGTATTCTAAGAGTAGCTCAAGCTATTAGATACAAAGTATCACAACAAGAAATTCATGATGCTTGTAAGATAGATCCATGGTTTATTGAGCAGATTGCAATTATTGTTGATGCTGAAGAAAAACTTAAAAAAACTGGTTTACCAAATAGCAAAGAAGAGTTCTCTGTTTACAAAAATATTGGCTTCTCAGATGCAAAAATTGCTGAGCTTGTCGGCAGAACAGAAAGATATATTAGAAATTTTAGATTTGGTAAAGAAATCTATCCTACATTTAAAAGAGTCGATACTTGCGCTGCTGAATTTGAATCACAATCATCATATTTGTACTCTACTTATGAACACTATAGCTATGAAGAAATCGTCCGTGATTGTGAATCTGAAATTTCTGATAAAAAGAAAGTTATAATCCTAGGTGGTGGCCCTAACCGTATTGGTCAGGGTATAGAATTCGATTATGCTTGTGTTCACGCTGCGGAATCTCTCAAAAAAGAAGGCATAGAAACCATCATGATTAACTGTAACCCTGAGACAGTTTCTACAGATTATGATACTTCTGATAAGTTATATTTTGAGCCCCTATGCGCCGAAAATGTCTTAAACATTATCAAAAATGAGATGCGTAAAGGTGAGGTTCTTGGGGTGATCGTACAGTTTGGTGGTCAAACACCACTAAAACTAGTATCAGCGCTGCATGAGAATAATATTCCTATACTTGGTACAGATCCAGATAAGATTGATCTAGCTGAAGATAGGGAGAGATTCAAAGAGCTACTTGATAAAGTTGGTCTAAAACAGCCTTTAAATACAATTGCATATACAATTAATGAATTAAAGAAAAAGATTGTTAATGTTGGCTACCCTGTCGTTGTGAGACCATCTAATGTCTTAGGTGGTAGAGCAATGGAAATTGTCGATTCACAAGAAGAGCTAGATGCTTATATCAAGGCTAATAGTAAATGTATTCTTGAAGGACCTATCTTGATTGATAAATTCTTAGAAGATGCTATAGAGCTAGATGTAGATGCACTTGCTGATGGTGGTGAGCGTGTCTTCGTTGCAGGTATTATGGAGCATATCGAAGAGGCAGGTATTCACTCAGGTGACTCAGCTTGCTCGATACCAACTCGTTCATTAACTAATGAGCAGATTGAAGAAGTCAAACAAGCTACTATCAAACTAGCTAAAGAGCTAAATGTAATTGGTCTAATGAATGTTCAGTTTGCTTATCAAAATGAGCAATTGTATGTAATTGAGGTAAACCCCCGCGCATCAAGAACTGTGCCATTCGTTGCTAAAGCTACTGGTAACAGTATTGCAAATATCGCAACTAAACTTATGCTTGGTAAGAAACTTTCAGATTTTATTTTAAACAATCCAATACCTAGACACTTCTCTGTTAAAGAAGCTGTATTCCCATTTGGTAGATTTGCTAATGTCGATTGCTATCTAGGTCCAGAAATGAAGTCTACTGGTGAAGCTATGGGTATTGATAGAACCTTTGGTGTAGCATTTTACAAAGCCCAAGAGATGTCTTTTAACAAGCTCCCACTAAAAGGAAATATCCTAATATCAGTAAGTAATGCTGATAAACCCAAGATACTTCAGCCAGTTAAAGAGCTGATAGATCTTGGTTTTAATATCTTTGCAACTAAAGGTACCAAAATCTTCTTAAGAGAGCATGGTCTACAATGTAAACTCTTTGATAAAGCTTCTGATAATATTGGCAACCATCAAGTACACAATACTGTCAAAGCTATCGAAGCAGGTGAAGTTGACTTACTGGTTAATACCTCAATAAGACAAGAGCTAAAAATAAGTTTAGCATTAAGAAGAGCTGCTATTATGAGTAAAGTTTCTTATGTAACAACTATTGGAGCTTTTGAGGCGTTTGTAACCGCTGTCAAAGATATGCGCAAAATCAATAATGATTTTGATGTTAAAACTGTTAAAGAATGGATTAATAGTTAA